AATCACGTTTACGGATTTACCAAGCCCCAGAAAGACTACTTGTTTACTCTATAAAACTCTGTATGGCCAAATCATAGCTCTGCAGGCCAAAACCCAAGATCACTCCTCTGGCCACGGGCGAAATATAGGAAACATGCCTAAACTCTTCTCTAGCGAAAGTATTTGAAATATGAACTTCGACAACCGGTGCCTCTATGGCCTTCACGGCATCACCGATACCAACCGAGGTATGGGTATAGGCCGCTGCATTGAGCACAATACCATCGTGCGTGTAGCCTACTTCTTGCAATTTGCCGATCAACTCACCCTCTATATTCGACTGAAAATACTCAAGATGGATGTCTTTGAACTTAAACTGGAGTTTTGAGAAATAATTCTCGAAGGTGGTGTCGCCATACACCTCAGGTTCCCGTTTACCGAGCAAGTTTAGATTCGGTCCATTGATGATGATGATTTTCATGGGGTAAAGTAACGATAATTTCAAGGCATAAAAAAACGGGGGCTGTGCCCCCGTTCCAATAAAATTATAAACTTGATGACTATAGGAAAATCGTAAATCCTACAAAAGCTTGAAAAATGCTGTCTGCATCGGCCTCATCAAGGGTAAGGTTATAGCGAATACCGGGTTCAATGGCCACCATGTCACCCAAAAAAATGGCATAGCCGCCCTGAAGACCTATCCAACTGGCACCATTGCCATCTGAAGAGATTCCCGTGAAAT
This portion of the Flagellimonas lutaonensis genome encodes:
- the aroQ gene encoding type II 3-dehydroquinate dehydratase, coding for MKIIIINGPNLNLLGKREPEVYGDTTFENYFSKLQFKFKDIHLEYFQSNIEGELIGKLQEVGYTHDGIVLNAAAYTHTSVGIGDAVKAIEAPVVEVHISNTFAREEFRHVSYISPVARGVILGFGLQSYDLAIQSFIE